One window of Pyrus communis chromosome 12, drPyrComm1.1, whole genome shotgun sequence genomic DNA carries:
- the LOC137711601 gene encoding mitogen-activated protein kinase kinase kinase YODA-like: MPSWWRKSSSKEVKKKKGNRESFIDTIATIHRKLKSSSEEKCNGRSGGSRRRCIDTVSEMGSLSRVLSPVPSSQVSRCPSFAEKPHAQPLPLPRVQLSNIGRTNSGISVVSKPESDRESNQLFYLPLPGPGCVSSREDHTYAEGDLATASISSDSSIDSDDPSDSRLLSPMGSDYENGNRTNINSPSCVIQKDPFPTVYQKNSKDTLKPGHLLCNNQVLSTSPKWKPSSTHMQNIQIPFHGTLSSAPDSSMSSPSRSPMRVFSVEQVRNSSFWAAKTYPDIASTHCSSPGSGQNSGHNSVGGDMSGQLFWQHIRCSPECSPIPSPRMTSTGPNSRIQSGAATPLHPRSGGPAAESPTSRPDDAKQKSHRLPLPPIIITKTCPFSPSYSATTTPTVPRSPNRVEHLTSPGSQWKKGRLLGRGTFGHVYLGFNSESGEMCAMKEVTLFADDAKSRESAQQLGQEIALLSRLRHPNIVQYYGSETVDDKLYIYLEYVSGGSIYKLLQEYGQFGEVATRSYTQQILSGLAYLHTKNTVHRDIKGANILVDPNGRVKLADFGMAKHITGQSCPLSFNGSPYWMAPEVIKNSNGCNLAVDIWSLGCTVLEMATTKPPWSQYEGVAAMFKIGNSKELPEIPDHLSEDGKSFIRLCLQRNPLHRPTAAQLLEHPFVRNVAPLERTISSAEHSKGPAAMRSQAFGHGKNHLNLDSEGMGMHQSRGSKTVSASSDAYSPKNVSCPISPIGSPLLHSRSPQHVSGRMSPSLISSPHTTSGSSTPLTSSSIPFQHLKQPTTYSLAGIGMTQRSQNYGFHTNGNMPYHEPKPDLSQGFPQGSYVFQDIFFPDNGVLGNQVGHSVPGDLFDVQSVLADRVSQQLLRDHIKLNIHGL, translated from the exons ATGCCTTCTTGGTGGAGGAAGTCTTCGTCCAAagaagtgaagaagaagaaaggtaaTCGGGAGAGTTTCATCGATACCATAGCAACCATACACCGTAAACTTAAGAGCTCGTCTGAAGAAAAGTGCAATGGTAGATCAGGAGGTTCTCGAAGAAGATGCATTGACACTGTTTCAGAAATGGGTTCTCTATCTAGGGTGCTGTCACCAGTACCCTCCTCACAAGTATCACGCTGTCCAAGCTTTGCAGAAAAGCCTCATGCCCAGCCACTACCCCTTCCTAGAGTGCAACTTTCTAACATTGGGCGTACTAACTCTGGCATCAGCGTGGTATCAAAACCAGAATCTGACAGAGAGTCCAACCAATTGTTCTATTTGCCTCTTCCAGGACCCGGATGTGTCTCAAGCAGGGAAGATCATACCTATGCTGAAGGAGATTTAGCTACTGCTTCCATATCCAGTGATAGTTCTATTGATAGTGATGATCCGTCTGACTCACGCCTTCTAAGTCCCATGGGATCCGACTATGAAAATGGAAACAGAACAAATATAAACAGTCCTTCCTG TGTAATACAAAAGGATCCATTCCCTACTGTGTACCAAAAGAACTCCAAAGATACGTTGAAGCCGGGTCATCTTTTGTGCAATAATCAGGTTCTGTCTACATCACCAAAATGGAAACCTTCAAGCACACATATGCAGAATATACAAATCCCTTTCCATGGTACTTTGTCTAGTGCTCCGGACAGCTCAATGTCGAGTCCTTCTAGGAGTCCTATGAGAGTGTTCAGTGTTGAGCAAGTTAGGAACTCTAGCTTCTGGGCAGCAAAGACTTATCCAGATATAGCTTCTACCCACTGCTCTAGTCCAGGTTCAGGTCAAAATTCTGGGCATAATTCAGTCGGAGGGGATATGTCAGGACAGTTGTTTTGGCAGCACATTAGGTGTAGTCCCGAATGTTCTCCAATACCCAGTCCTAGAATGACCAGTACTGGTCCCAACTCCAGAATACAAAGTGGTGCTGCTACCCCTCTGCATCCTCGATCTGGAGGGCCAGCCGCAGAGTCGCCTACAAGCCGGCCTGATGATGCGAAGCAGAAAAGCCACCGGTTGCCCCTTCCTCCAATAATAATAACTAAGACCTGTCCTTTTTCTCCTTCATATTCAGCTACAACAACTCCCACAGTTCCACGTAGCCCTAATAGGGTAGAACATCTAACAAGCCCTGGCTCACAATGGAAGAAGGGGCGCCTGCTTGGAAGGGGCACATTTGGGCATGTATATCTTGGTTTTAACAG TGAAAGCGGTGAGATGTGTGCAATGAAGGAGGTAACTCTATTTGCAGATGATGCAAAATCAAGGGAAAGTGCACAGCAGCTGGgtcaa GAAATTGCTTTGCTAAGTCGCTTGCGACATCCAAATATAGTGCAGTATTATGGATCTGAGACG GTAGATGACAAGCTTTACATATACTTGGAGTATGTGTCTGGTGGGTCCATCTATAAACTACTTCAAGAGTATGGTCAGTTTGGTGAAGTAGCCACTCGTAGTTATACTCAACAAATCTTGTCAGGGCTTGCATACTTACATACCAAAAACACTGTCCACCG GGATATCAAAGGAGCAAATATATTAGTAGATCCAAATGGTCGGGTGAAATTAGCAGATTTTGGGATGGCTAAGCAT ATAACGGGACAGTCTTGTCCATTATCGTTCAATGGAAGCCCATATTGGATGGCGCCTGAG GTTATCAAGAATTCAAACGGTTGTAATCTTGCGGTTGATATATGGAGCCTTGGCTGCACTGTTCTTGAGATGGCCACAACAAAACCACCTTGGAGCCAATATGAAGGG GTTGCTGCCATGTTTAAGATTGGAAACAGCAAGGAACTTCCTGAAATTCCTGATCATCTGTCAGAGGATGGGAAGAGCTTTATTAGGCTGTGTTTGCAACGTAACCCACTGCATCGTCCTACAGCTGCTCAGCTTTTGGAGCATCCTTTTGTTAGGAATGTTGCTCCACTGGAAAGAACCATATCTAGTGCAGAGCATTCTAAAGGACCAGCTGCAATGAGATCTCAG GCATTTGGACATGGGAAAAATCATTTGAACTTAGACTCAGAAGGGATGGGCATGCATCAGTCCAGAGGCTCAAAAACTGTTTCCGCATCAAG TGATGCTTATTCACCGAAAAATGTATCATGCCCAATTTCTCCCATTGGAAGTCCGCTTCTACATTCTAGATCACCACAACATGTCAGTGGAAGGATGTCCCCCTCTCTCATATCTAGCCCTCATACCACATCCGGTTCATCTACGCCTCTCACCAGCAGTTCAATCCCTTTTCAACACTTGAAGCAGCCAACAACCTACTCACTTGCAGGCATAGGGATGACCCAGAGATCTCAAAACTATGGTTTCCATACAAATGGCAACATGCCATACCATGAGCCAAAGCCAGACCTATCTCAAGGATTTCCACAAGGCTCTTATGTTTTCCAGgatattttttttcctgataATGGTGTACTCGGAAACCAGGTCGGGCATTCAGTTCCTGGGGACCTATTTGATGTGCAGTCTGTTTTGGCTGATCGTGTGTCTCAGCAGCTCTTAAGGGATCATATTAAGTTGAACATCCATGGACTGTAG